CGAGAACGAACTGCTCGGGATGGACTTCCACGCCTACATGTTCCGCCCCGGCTACATCCACGCCATGCACGGCGAACGCTCCCGGACCCCGGCGTACCGCTGGATCTACCCGGTGGTCTCCCGGCTGTACCCGCTGCTGCGCCGCGTCATGCCCGACAAGGTCACCACCACCGAGAACATCGGTCGCGCCATGATCGCCGTGACCGGCTGGAACGGCACGGGCGAACACATCCTGCGCAGCCCGGAGATCAACCGGATCGCGGACGCCCCCGCTCAAGGTGACCCGAAGGAGAGGCCCTAGGGTCAGCGGGACGAGGACGGCCGACGGTGCCCGTCCACACCCCCGCTGTAGAGAGGGCTCGCCCGTGAGCACCCACCTGATCCTGCCCGGCTACCAGAACTCCGAGGCCGAGCACTGGCAGAGCTACTGGGAGCGTTCCGACCCGGCCAGGTTCCGGCGGGTCGAGCAGGCCGACTGGGACAAGCCACAGCTGCCCGACTGGGTGGCCACCCTCGACCGGGCGGTGGCGGACGCCGACGCGCCGGTGGTGCTGGTCGCGCACAGCCTGGGCTGCATCACCGTGGCGCACTGGGCCGCCACGGCCCGGCCCGAGCTCGCGGCCAAGGTGCTCGGCGCGCTGTTGGTCGCCCCCGCCGACATCGACACGGCGGACGTGCCCGAGCTGGTCAACTTCCGTCCGGTGCCGCTCACGGCGCTGCCGTTCCGCGCCACCGTGGTCGCCTCGGACGACGACCCGTGGTGCACCGCCGACCGGGCCCGGGCGTTCGCCGAAGCCTGGGGTGCCACCTTCGCCGCCGTCGGCCCGGGCGGGCACCTGAACACCGCCTCCGCGCTCGGCGACTGGCCGCAGGGCCGGGCGCTGCTCGCGGAGCTGACGGCCTGACAGCTGCCGGTATACGCCGATGGCCACCCCCATCCAGGGTGGCCATCGGCGTATCGAGGGGCGGGTCAGAGCGAGAGGACCTGGCCCGGGTAGATCAGGTTCGGGTTGTCGCCGATGACCTGGGCGTTCTTGGCGTACAGCGCCTCGGTGGAGGTGCCGTTGGCCGCGGCGACGGCGCTCAGGGTGTCGCCGCTCTGCACGGTGTAGCTTTCGCCGGACGCGGCGGCGGTGCTGCTGCTACCGGTGTCGGAGCTGCTCTCGGTCGAGGACGACGAAGACGAAGACGAGTCGCTGCTCTGCGTGGTGCTCGACGACGCGCTGGTGTCCACGTCCGCCGCCGAGCCGCCCTGGGTCAGCCCCGCCTGCACGGAGCAGACCGGCCAGGCGCCCGGGCCCTGGGAGGCGAGCACGTTCTCGGCGATGTCGATCTGCTGGGCCTTGGTGGCCTGGTCGGCGGTGGCCGCGTACTGGGTGCCGCCGTAGGCGTCCCAGGTGCTGGCGCTGAACTGGAGGCCACCGTAGTAGCCGTTGCCGGTGTTGATGCTCCAGTCGCCGCTGGACTCGCACTGCGCGACCTGGTCCCAGGTGGACACGGTCGCGGCGGAGGCCGTGGTGGCCGTGACGAGGCCGGCCATCGGCAGGACGGCGAGGGCACCGGCCATGACGGCCACCCGGAGACGGTTGCGCTTGCGCCCGCCCCGGGCGCCCTCGGTGGTCGTGGTGGTGGCGGCGGTCTCGTGACGGAAGGTCATGCGGTTCCTCTCGGAGGCCCCGGGCGGGCATGCGGAACCACGGGCTAAGGAGGGCCCGTTCCGTACGCCTCGGCTGCTCGGGCGGACCGGTACGCGTCGGACGTACCTCGCCGCCTCGGTGTCACCCGCCGCACGCCTCCGGGGTGAGCCGGACCGTCGTGCCTCGGGGTGAACCCGGGAAGTGCTCGTTGCACTGGTTTCGAAGCTACGAGCCTGACCGCCCGTCACCAAGCCGCTTCGGGTCGCCGCAGGTCAGAGCCCGGTTACCGGCGGTACCGATCACACGAACCAGGTCCCGCCGGCCCGAATCCGGCCGATTCGGCCCCCGAGGACCCGCCCGAAAGTGACCCCGACCACTCCACCGCCCCTGTGAGCCCCGACACACCGTCACTCCAGCACGGCCGGACGGCCACGCTCCGCCCAACTCGTCCGCCGCTCCCTCACAGTCCTTTCACGCCCCCGGTGGCCCGGGCCACAGCCGTGAGCTGGGCGTTAGCACCGGGGTGCGAAAAGGCCCGGTCCGGCATCCACTACGCTCCGCTCAGCACCGGGAGCCACTCAGCTCCCGGACGTTTTTCCGTTATCGGCGGGCGGCCCGCTGATCTCCCATCACGACAGGGCAGTACGGACCGGCCGACGGACAAGGTGGACCAGGCGGATGGACAGGTACGACGCGGAGCGGGTGGTGACCCGCGCCCAGGCGGGTGAGCAGCAGGCCACGGACGAGCTGATCGGGGCGCACCTGCCGCTGGTCTACAACATCGTCGGCCGCGCCCTCAACGGTCACCCCGACACCGACGACGTGGTGCAGGAGACCATGCTCCGCGCGGTCGACCACCTGCCCTCGCTCCGTGACCCGGCCGGGTTCCGCTCCTGGCTGGTCGCCATCGCGATGAACCAGATCCGCCGCCGTCACCAGGTGGCCCACCAGGCCCAGATCCCGATCGGGCTGACGTACGACTCGGCCGACCCCGGCGCGGACTTCGTGGACCTCACCATCACCCGGCTCGGCCTGGCCGGGCAGCGGCGCGAGGTCGCCGAGGCCACCCGCTGGCTGGACCAGGACGACCGGGAGCTGCTCTCGCTCTGGTGGCTGGAGGCGGCGGGCGAGCTCAGCCGGGCCGAGCTGGCCGAGGCGCTGGAGCTGTCCCCGCAGCACGCGGCAGTCCGGGTGCAGCGGATGAAGGGTCAGCTGGAGACCGCGCGGGTGGTGGTCCGGGCGCTGGCCGTCCAGCCCCCCTGCCCGCAGCTGGGCGAGCTGACGGCGCAGTGGGACGGTGCCCCCGGCGCGCTCTGGCGGAAGCGGATCGCCCGGCACGCACGCGAGTGCGGCTCCTGTGCGCAACAGTGGGAGGGCCTGTTCCCGGCCGAAGGGCTGCTGGCCGGTCTGGCGCTGGTACCCGTTCCGCAGCAGCCGGTCACCTTCCCGGTCGACGCTCCCTCGGAGCCCGGCGCCACGCTGCCGTCGACCGGTGGCCGGGCGGCCGCGCGACGGGCGGCCGCCCAGCGGCCCGGCAAGGGCGGCGGCGGACGGCGCCGGGCCAAGCCGCGCGCCCGCCGACGGGTCCTGGTCGCGGTGATCGGCACCACGGTGGCCACCGTCGCGGCGGTCGGCGTGGTGGGTGCCAACCAGACCTCCTCGCCGCAGGCGGCTCCCCGGATCGACGGCGCGGCCACCGCCGCGATATCCGCCGCGCCGCTCCAGGTCGACGCGGTCACCCCCGCGCCCGCCCCGGCCACCTCCCCGCCGGCCGTACCGGCCTCGCCGTCGGCCACCCCGACCGCCTCGCCCTCGCCGACGCCCACCCCGACCCCGGCCGCCCCGTCGCCCGCCCGCACCTCCGCCGCACCCCCGGCCACTCCGTCGCCCGCCACCAGCGCGGCGAACCGCCAGGCCAGCGCGCAGCAGCAGGTGCTCGACCTGGTCAACTCCGAGCGGTCGAAGAACAACTGCGGCCCGGTCAAGGCCAACAGCAAGCTCCAGGCGGCCGCCCAGGGCCACTCCCAGGACATGGCGGCCCGGAACTTCTTCGACCACACCAACCCCGACGGCAACGGCCCGCAGCCGCGGATCGAGGCGGCCGGTTACCGCTGGAGCACCTGGGGCGAGAACATCGCCCGGGGCCAGCAGGACGCCGCCGCCGTGATGGACGCCTGGATGAAGAGCCCGGGCCACCGGGCCAACATCCTCAACTGCGCGTTCACCGAGATGGGCCTCGGCACCCACTTCGCCTCCGGCGGCCCGTGGTGGACCCAGAACTTCGGCGCCCCGGCCTGACGGAATACCCGGCCTGACGGAATACCGCGCGGCCCTCGACGGTTGTGCGGCTCGGCCCTCCATGAACCTCGAAAGGACTCCGCTGTGAGCCTGTACGACATCCCGCTGCGCACCCTCGACGGCCAGGCGACCTCGCTCGCCGACTACAAGGGCAAGGCGCTGCTTCTGGTCAACGTCGCCTCCAAGTGCGGCCTGACCCCGCAGTACGCGGGCCTGGAGCGCCTCCAGCAGCGCTACGCCGACCGCGGCTTCACCGTGCTCGGCGTCCCGTGCAACCAGTTCATGGGCCAGGAGCCCGGCACGGCCGAGGAGATCCAGACCTTCTGCTCCACCACGTACGGCGTCTCCTTCCCGCTGTTCGAGAAGCTCGACGTGAACGGCGACGACCGGCACCCGCTCTACACCGAGCTGACCAAGGCGGCCGACGCCGAGGGCACCGCCGGTGACGTGGCCTGGAACTTCGAGAAGTTCCTGATCACCCCCGACGGCACGGTGGCCGCCCGGATCCGTCCGCGCACCGAGCCCGAGGCCCCCGAGCTGGTCGCCCTGATCGAAGCCAACCTCCCCGCCTGACGCACCCTCAGGAGCCCGGCCGGTCCCTCCGGCCGGGCTCCCGTGCTGCCCGGTCCGGTACCGGCCAGGTGACAGGTCTGCAACTACCGTACGTTCACCGTCGGTTCACCGGCCCCATTGCCTGCACACTGTCAGGGGGGCGGCGCCGTACCGTCCCCCCGGGGGAAGGCGGAGCAGTGCACGACATCGAGGGCCGGACGGTTCACCAACTCTTCGAGGAGCACGCCCGACGCGCTCCCGACGCACCCGCGCTGGTCTGCGGCGAACAGCGCCTCAGCTACCGCGAGCTGGACGAACGGGCCGACCGGCTGGCCCATCATCTGCGGGAACTCGGGCTGCGCGGCGGTCAGTTCGCGGCCGTCGCGCTCGGCCGCACGCCCGACCTGCTGACCGCCGTGCTCGCGGTGCTGAAGACCGGGGCGGCCTACGTCCCGCTGGAGCCGACCGGCCCGGACCGGATCATCCGTCATGTGCTGGCCGAGGCCGACCCGTTGGTGGTGATCACCCAGGAGGCGCACCGGGTCCGGCTCACCGACGCCGCCCGGCGGACCGTGCTCTGCCTGGACACCGTCGAGCTCCCCGAGCGGCACGGCCCGCTGCCGGACCGCGCCGGACCGGCCGATCTCGCCTGCGTCTTCTACACCTCGGGCTCCACCGGCCTGCCCAAGGGCGCCCTGATCGAGCACCGCAACCTGCTGCACTCCTACCAGGGTTGGCGCGAGGTGTACGGGCTGACCGCCGAGGACCGGTTCCTGCAGACCGCGACACTGGAGTTCGACGTCTTCACCGCCGACTGGATCCGGGCCCTGTGCAGCGGTGGCGTCCTGGTACTGGCGCAGCGCAACTTCACCCTGGACCGGACCGCCTCCCCCGCCGAGCTGCACGAGCTCGTCCTGCGCGAGCGGATCACGGTGATGGAGACCAACGCGTACACCCTGCGCCGCCTGTTCGCCCATCTCCAGCCGCTCGGACTGGAGTTGGGCAGCGTCCGGCTGCTCTCGGTGGGTGCCGAGAAGTGGTACCTGGACGAGCAGCTGCGGCTGCAGGGCTACCTCGGGCCCGGGGTCCGGCACGTCAACGTGTACGGGGTGGCCGAGGCGGCGGTGGACAGCGCCTGGTTCGACACCGCCACGCTGGCCGAGGAGCCCGAGCACCCGGAGCGGCTGTCGCTGATCGGCCGGCCCTTCCCGGGCACCGGCATCCGGCTGCTGGACCCGGCCGGGCAGCCGGTGCCGCCGGGCACCCCGGGCGAGATCTGTCTCTCCGGGCCGGGTGTCGGCCGGGGTTACCTGAAGCGGCCCGAACTCACCGCCGAGCGCTTCCTGCAGGGCCTCGACGAGGGCGGCCGGGTCTACCGGACCGGCGACATCGGGGTGCTGCGGCCGGACGGCCTGCTGGAGTTCGTCGGCCGGGCCGAGGGCCAGGACCCGTCGGCGGCCGCCTCGTTGGCGGCGGTCGAGGTGCTGCTGCGCGGCCATCCGGAGGTGCGCGAGAGCGCGGTCGCCGAGGTGGAGACCGGGCCCCGGCAGACCGAGCTGATCGCGTACGTGGTGGCGGCCGAGGGGGCCAGGGCCGAGCCCTGGGCGCTCCGGGCCTACCTGGCCGAGCGGCTGCCCGAGCGGCTGCTGCCGGAGGCCGTGGTGGCACTCCCGGCGCTGCCCAGGACCCGGGCCGGCAAGCTGGACACCCGCTCGCTGCCGCTGCCCGCACCGCGCGACCACGCCGCGCCCGGGCTGCGGAAGCCGGGCTCGGCCAAAGCGGCCCGCTCCGGCGGCGGCAAGGGCGGCGGTCGCCCGCCGACGCGGCCCGGGCGGCCGGGCGCGGACGCCGTCGGCTGGGCGACCGTCTCGGCCCTCGGGGCGGTGGCCGCCGCCGCACTGACGGACGGTCTCTGGCCGGGCTCGACCGACGTGTCCAGGGTGCCGTCCCTGTGGGCCGAGCTCTTCCAACTGCTCTACCTGATCGAGTGGCTGGGCTTCGGCCTCGGCCTGGCCTTCCTGCTGCTGAGCGGCCCGCTGCTGGCCCGCAACGGCCGCCCGCCCGGCCTGACCCTGCTCACCCGGTTCGCCGTCACCTGGCTGCTCGCCGCCTGGTGGCCGCAGGACAACTGGTACCGGATCAGCCGGGCCACCGACTGGCCCCGGCAGGCCGCGCTGGTCTACGGGTTCAACGTCTCGCTGATCGCCGCGGCGGCCGTACTGGTCTGCTTCCTGGCCTGGCAGCCGGTCCGCCCGGCGGACCGCTGACCCCTGCCGGGCCGGCCCGCCACCAGGCTGAAGTCGTAGTGCTGGGACCGCAGTCGGGGCTGCATGGCCTCACTCCTCACTCGTGATCGATACGGCCCGAACGTTGGCAGCCCGGCGCCGCTCCGGTCCAGACTTTCCGTTGTCCCGGACAGCGCGCGGCTGTCCGGGCTGGTCAGCGGCCTGTCCGGATCGACACCGGACAGTGCCCAGGGGGGGCATTGCCGAATCACCGCGCGCTGGCCAGGATATGACGCATGAACAGTCAAAACGGGGTGGCGCCGGACCAGGCCGAGGATACGGCCGGGTTCATCGCGCTGATGCGGCAGCTCAAGGACGAGACCGGCCTGACGTACCGCCAGCTGGAGGAACGGGCCACCGAACAGGGCATGGTGCTGGCCCGCAGCACGCTCGCCGATGTGCTCAACGGCCGCTCGCTGCCGCGCCCGGAGCTGCTCTCCGCCTTCGTCCGGGCCTGCGGCGCGGCGGACCGGGAGGCGGACTGGCTCCGGGCCAGGAACGCGCTCGCCCAGCCGCCGGCCACCGCCGTGGTGCAGGCACCGCCGCGCCGCCGGATACCCCGGCTGCCGCTGGTCGCCGCGCTCACCCTGGCCGCCGCCGTGGCGGTCTGGGCCCTGACGCCCCCGCACACCGAACACCCGGCCGCCGCACCGCAGCAGCAGTCCGTCGCCGCCCCGGCCGTGCTGCCCACCGGGTGGGTACGGATCCGCCCGGTCACCGCGCCCGAACTCTGCCTGACCGACGGACGGGTGCACGACCAGCGGTACACGCCGCTGGTCGCGGTCCAGCGCCCCTGCGGCGAGGCCGGGCCGCAGGCCACCCTGCTCGAGCCGCTGGGCGGCGACGAGTACCACATCCAGTGGCACCACCCGGACTACGGCAAGGGCTGCCTGAAGGCCCTCCCCGACGGCCCCGGCCTCGGCCTGCTGGAGCCGATGGACGACTGCGCCCAGGGCAGCCACTTCCATGTCGAACCGTCGGGACCGGCCGGCAGCGGCACCTACGTGCTCCGGGTGGACGGCCAGGGCTGCGCCGGGATCGTCGGCGACGGCACCGGCCCCGGCACCGAGGCGGTGATGGCCCGCTGCGTCGGCCGGGGCGGTCAGGTCTTCTTCGTCGAACCGGTCACCCGGCCGACCTTCAGCGCCGCCTGAACAACCGTCAGCCCTCCCCGAGCACACCCGCGAACGGGTCCGCGAGCCCCTGGTTCGCGGCCCGCAGCAGGTACTCGGCCGCGTCCAGCTGCTCGCTGCCGTCGGCCCAGAGCGCCACCCCGGCGAACGGCAGCGGGTCGAACCCGGCGGTCGGGATGGTCGGCAGCAGCCCCACCCCGAGCGCCGCGCACCGTTCGGCCACCCGCGCCAGGTGGGCCAGCAGCGCGGGCTGCGACAGCCGGGCACCCAGCGGCAGCTGATCCAGCGTCCGGACGTACCGACCCGCACCGCCCAGCCGGGCCGCCAGCATGAAGGCCACCGACGGTCCGGTCAGCCGCAGGTTGGTCTCGGTCGGCGCGAGCCGGCCCAGCGGGTCGACCACGAAGTCCAGGTCGTACCAGCCCCGGTGCCCCGCCTCGGCCAGCGCCCGGCCGACCGCGATCCCGAACGCGGCGGCGGGCCCGGCCAGCGAGGCGGGCACCGCGTCCGGGCCGACGGTGGCGCCCCGGTAGCCGGTGCCCTCGATGTGCATCACGGCCGTGCCCACCGGGTACACCTCACCGTCCGGGCCGATCACCCCGTCGAAGCTGAGGTCGCGCAGCGGGCCGTGCCCCGCCACGAACTCCTCCAGCAGCGGCGCCCGGCCGGTCTCCGCCCGCAGCCCCCGCAACGCCGCCAGCGCCCCGCCCGCCGCCCGGACCTGGCGGGGCGTCAGCACGGCCGTACCGTGGCCGCCGACCCCGTACGGCGCCTTGACCACGCTGGTCAGACCGGCGGCGGCCCGGGCCCGGACCAGCCCGGCCAGCCGCCACCACGAGGTGGGCTCCCACTGCTCGGGCACCCGGATCGCCGGGTGGTCGGCGGCCAGCCGCCGGAACAGCCGGTGCGACTCCGCCTTCGACTCGAACCGCCGCACCACCGGCCCTGTGCCGCCCCAACCCCGCACCGGCAGACCCGACTCGGCGATCCGCTCCCGCAGACCGGGCCGGGCGGCCAGTGCCTCGGCCAGCCCGGTGTCCGGCGCGATCCCGCTGTACACCTCGACCGGCCCCCAGCCCAGCTCCCGGGCCAGCCAGTCCGTCCACTCCGGCTCGACCTGGAGCGGCAGCACCAGCACGGCCGGGTCCGGGGTGTAGAACGCGGCCAGGCACGAGTAGTGGTGCGCCTGCCGCAACGCCCCGGCACCCGGCCGGCCGAACTGCGCGTTGAAGTCCGCCACGTCCCCCAGCTGGACGGCCCGCTGCCCGCCGGTCCACCCGGCCTGCCAACCACCCTGCCATCCGCCCCCGGCTGTCATCCGGCCAGCCTACGGTCCGTCAGGCCTCCCCGGGGTGCCAGGCGGGCCACTCCCACGGGCGGTCGGCCCAGCGCACCTTGACGGCGTCGTGCGGGTCGAGGTCGGGGAAGTGCTCGCGCACCCGCGGCTCGAACTCCTCCGGCGCCAGCGGCTCCCACCCCGCCCCCGCGAAGTGCACCAGCCGGTAGCGGCTGTCGGTCCGGAACTCGGCCACCTCGACCAGCGAGGCGGCGGGATCACGATCGGTGTTGGTCTCCATACCGCCCAGCATCGACCGCCCACCCACCCCTCGCACCCGAACCACCCCCACCTGGCGCAGCATCACCACCCGTCTGCCGCCCCGTGGGTGGGACCCGGCCCAGGTGCCCGCGCGCCTGGGGCGGACGTATCTGCCACAACCCGCCCGCTACTGACCGCCTGTCACCCGCTCCGCCCGGGCCGGTGGCTCGTTGAGCACGGGGGCCACCGGCCGATCGGCGGTCCCCCGGTGGGAGGAGCGGCGTGAGCGAGCAGTGGCAGGCACCCTGGCAGTACGGCTGGGAGCAGCAGCCACCGCCACCGACCCCGTGGGAGCCGCCGGTGACACCGTTGCCGTCGCGGCGCCGCCGGGTGCGGCGGCGGGCGGCCTGGGTGGCGGGCGGGGTGGTGGTGCTGGCCGGGCTCTGCTGGCTGCCGAGCGCCTGTGCGCCGGACGCCGAGCGGCCCGCGCCGCCGCCGGTCCTCGACACCCCGTCACCGAGCCCGCTCGGCTTTCCCTCCCCCGTCCTGCTGCCACCACCGCCACCGGTGCCCGTACCGGTGAGCAGCAGCCCGCCACCACCCTCCGAGACCCCCTCCACCTCCCCGACCCCGCGTCAGAGCCGGTCCCCGAAGCCCGCGAAGCCCTCCCGCGCGCCCCGGCCGAGCGCGGCCCCCGCGTCGCCGCCCCCGTCCTCCCCCGATCTGCTCTCCTCGCTCCAGGTCTGCGCGGAGGCCGAGCGCCTCGGCCAGTGGGCACCCGGCTCCGAAGAAGCCCGGGTCTGCCGGAGCCTGTACGGCGGCTGACGGAATGGTCAGTGCAGCAGGCCGGCCGCCACCAGGTCCTGCCGGATCCGGGGCGCCAGGGTGGCGGCCAGGGTGTTGGTGATGTGCCCGGTGTCCCGGTACAGCAGCACGCCCTCGCGCACCGGCGGGCAGTCGCCGGGCGGCGGGCAGAGCAGCGGCCGGTAGTCGAGCACCTGGACGCCGTACCGGGCCGCCAGCCCGTCGGTGAGCAGCGGTTCGGGCGCGAAGGCGGCGCTGCGCGGGAAGGTGCAGTCCTCCTCGGCGGCCAGGCAGACCGGGATGTCCTTGCCGGGCATCGGGGTGTCGGCCAGGTACGCGAGCGGGGCGCCGAGCGCGCGCAGCCGCTCCAACGTGGTGGCCCAGCCGGCCGCCCGCTCGGCCGGGTCGCCGTACCGGTTCAGCCCGGCCAGCACCACCAGTTCGGGGGCGGGGCCGCCGGCCAGCCGGGCCAGCGTGTGTTCGCGCCAGCGGTCACACTCGGTGTACTCCCGGCCGAGCACCGTGTTCTGCACGGTCAGGGTCGGCAGCGGGCAGCCCGGCTTGACCAGCACCTCCAGGGCCCAGTCGCGTTCGCGGACCAGCGGCAGCAGGGCGGAGATCCACTGCCCGGCGTGCGAGTCGCCGAGCAGCACGATCTTCTGCCGGGCGTTCGGGGTGCCGAACCGGCAGGTCGGGCTCTGTTCGGCGGCCAACGGGATCTCGCAGCCCTCGCCCGGCGGGAAATCCGTCCTGGCCCGGGCCAACGAAGGGGTAAGACCCGGCAGTTGACCACCCACCACCAGCAGGCCAGGCCCACTCGCCGCACCCGCCGGGACCGCCGCCGCGTCCCCCGGGTCGCCGAGCGCCCGGACGGCTCCGCCGCCCAGGGTGAGCCCGGCGATCAGCGGTACGGTCAGCGCGACGGCGCCTACCGCGAGGCCCTTGCGCGGCGCCCCGGCCGTGCCGCGCCGCAGCGGGAGCTCGACCAGACGCAGCGTCAGCCAGGCGGGCAGCGCGGCGCCGAGCACCAGCGCGACGGCCACCGGCAGCGACAGCGTCCCGTACCTGGCCTCGGCGACCGCCAGCAGCGGCCAGTGCCAGAGGTACCAGGAGTACGAGATCCGCCCGGCGGCCCGCAGCGGTGGCACCGCGAGCAGCGAACCGGCCTGGTACCAGCGGCCGCCAGGACCGGCCAGCAGCAGCGCGACCGTGCCCAGGGTCGGCAGCAGGGCCGCGCTGCCGGGGAACGGGGTGCTCCGGTCGTACAGCAGCACGCCCGCGATCACCGCCGCCAGGCCGAGCCAGCCGAGCACGGCGGCGCCGACCAGCCGCCGTCCGTACAGCAGGGCGGCCGCCGCGCCGAGCGCGAACTCCCAGAGCCGGGTGGCGGTGGAGAAGTAGCCGAGCGGGGCGGCGTCGGCCGTCCAGCGCAGGCAGAGCAGGAAGGAGGCGGCCCCGACCCCGAGGGTCAACAGCAGCACGGCGAGTCTGCGCCACCTGGCGGCGAGCAGCAGGACGGCGCCCCAGAGCAGGTAGAACTGGTTCTCCACGCCGAGCGACCAGAAGTGCAGCACGGGGCTCGGATCGCGGGTGGCCGCCAGGTAGTCGGTGTGCTGCCCGGCGAACCGCCAGTTGGCGAACTGTCCGGCCGCCGCGAGCAGGTCGCGGGCCAGGTCGGTGCCGCGCAGCGGGTCGAGCAGCAGCCGGCCCGCGACGGCGGTGGCGGTCAGCACCACGGCGGCGGCGGGCAGGATGCGGCGGGCCCGGCGGGCGCAGAACTCCCGGAAACCGAGCGGGCGTTGGCCGGTCAGCAGACCGGTGATCAGGAATCCGGAGAGGACGAAGAAGACGTCCACCCCGACGTAGCCGCCGGTCAGCGCGGGCACTCCGGCGTGGAAGCCGAGCACCGCGAGGACGGCGACGCCGCGCAGGCCCTCCAGGTCGGCGCGGAAGCCGGCCGCGGGCGCGGTCCTGAGCCTCGGAGGCGGCGGTGCCGCGGTGGCCCGGGACAGGGTGATCAGGTCGGTCATGGTGGTGCTCCTCGCGACGGCTTCGGTGGGTGTGCCGCCGGGCCCTTGGGGTGACCTGGCAGGCGGTCCCGCGCCGGTGGGGCGACGCGCAAGGCTGGAGTTGACGGTGCGTCAGAACAGTGGATCGGCCCAGCCGGTGGCGAGCAGCGCGGCGAGCGCGAACACCGCCGTCACGGCGAGCGCCTCGGGCCGGCCGAACGCCTCGGTGGTGCCACTCGCACTGCCGCCCCGGACCTGGTCGCGGCCGCGCAGCAGCGCCCAGAGCGCGGTCAGCACGGGCAGCGCGGTGTAGGTGGTGAGGGCGAGCAGGGCGGCCAGCGCCCAGTAGGGCTGCCAGCCGTACCGGGCGACCGCCCGGGCCAGGCCGACGGCTCCGGCGGTCAGGCACAGGCTCAGCCAGCCGACCCCGATCCGGGCCACCGTGCGGCCGAGCGCCGACCGGCCGGCGATCGCGCCGGTCGGCACCCAGTCGGCGCTGCGGTGCCGCAGCGCGTGCACCAGGGCGACCACGTGGCAGAGCCCGCTGAGCAGTTGGACCCGGGTGACCTCGAACCGCCAGCGGGTCCGGGAGGCGGCGGGGAGCAGCGCGAGCGAGACCCAGAGCGGCGGCAGGAAGGGCAGCACCTGCCAGGGTTCGATCCGCTCGGGGGTGAAGAACAGCAGGATCAGCGCGGGCAGCGGCACCGCGAAGACGTTCACCGCGCTGCTGAGGTAACCGAGGATGCCGTTCCAGAAGCACAGCCTCGCGCCCTTGGGCAGCGGGCTGCGGTGGAACTCGGGGTCGCGCAGCAGCGCGAGCGAGCCCAGGCACCAGCGGTACTGCTGGCTGATGAAGGCGGACAAGCCGGTCGGCGACAGGCCCTTGGCCAGCAGGGTCGGGACGTAGCGGGTGCGGAAGCCGTGCCGCCCGAGCGCCAGCCCGGTGTACAGGTCCTCACTGTGGTCGGATTCGTAGAAGCCGCCCGCGAGTTGGAGCGCGCTGCGCCGGTAGAGCGCGTTGGTGCCGCAGCAGACGGTGCCGTCCCGGGCGTCCCGGGAGGGCTGGATCCAGCGGTAGAACACCTCCTGGGTGGCGCC
This genomic interval from Kitasatospora gansuensis contains the following:
- a CDS encoding acyltransferase family protein — encoded protein: MTDLITLSRATAAPPPPRLRTAPAAGFRADLEGLRGVAVLAVLGFHAGVPALTGGYVGVDVFFVLSGFLITGLLTGQRPLGFREFCARRARRILPAAAVVLTATAVAGRLLLDPLRGTDLARDLLAAAGQFANWRFAGQHTDYLAATRDPSPVLHFWSLGVENQFYLLWGAVLLLAARWRRLAVLLLTLGVGAASFLLCLRWTADAAPLGYFSTATRLWEFALGAAAALLYGRRLVGAAVLGWLGLAAVIAGVLLYDRSTPFPGSAALLPTLGTVALLLAGPGGRWYQAGSLLAVPPLRAAGRISYSWYLWHWPLLAVAEARYGTLSLPVAVALVLGAALPAWLTLRLVELPLRRGTAGAPRKGLAVGAVALTVPLIAGLTLGGGAVRALGDPGDAAAVPAGAASGPGLLVVGGQLPGLTPSLARARTDFPPGEGCEIPLAAEQSPTCRFGTPNARQKIVLLGDSHAGQWISALLPLVRERDWALEVLVKPGCPLPTLTVQNTVLGREYTECDRWREHTLARLAGGPAPELVVLAGLNRYGDPAERAAGWATTLERLRALGAPLAYLADTPMPGKDIPVCLAAEEDCTFPRSAAFAPEPLLTDGLAARYGVQVLDYRPLLCPPPGDCPPVREGVLLYRDTGHITNTLAATLAPRIRQDLVAAGLLH
- a CDS encoding glycosyltransferase family 2 protein, whose protein sequence is MPVRRLTPPAPSPSTTTRPAPPDGEELYWYFGPQRRWVLLCSALSYAGATVTLGLFALSRPLLWPFLLLVLLNGATWLLGIGDGQRQRRYSQDSHQLLLRAWRPERVPSVDLLLPTCGEPLDVLANAYRHVAALRWRGELTVRVLDDAASAEVRELAESYGFRYHTRPDLGRFKKAGNLNFGLAHGDSDLVAVLDADFCPRADFLDHLVPYFDEPGTGIVQSPQCFDTDAGMSWLERGAGATQEVFYRWIQPSRDARDGTVCCGTNALYRRSALQLAGGFYESDHSEDLYTGLALGRHGFRTRYVPTLLAKGLSPTGLSAFISQQYRWCLGSLALLRDPEFHRSPLPKGARLCFWNGILGYLSSAVNVFAVPLPALILLFFTPERIEPWQVLPFLPPLWVSLALLPAASRTRWRFEVTRVQLLSGLCHVVALVHALRHRSADWVPTGAIAGRSALGRTVARIGVGWLSLCLTAGAVGLARAVARYGWQPYWALAALLALTTYTALPVLTALWALLRGRDQVRGGSASGTTEAFGRPEALAVTAVFALAALLATGWADPLF